One region of Malania oleifera isolate guangnan ecotype guangnan chromosome 6, ASM2987363v1, whole genome shotgun sequence genomic DNA includes:
- the LOC131157672 gene encoding nudix hydrolase 20, chloroplastic-like, which yields MKRRRFFRAISAFYWSCSPPPSLVQCDSLRYSMACNHLLSHRPSFVPFSSLCNFPIHHVLHERLTLALRSPTRSTPMRYSTRSVLASASSFTWDDVFRITKSGDFSSDLRGFFDKIRICNRGSEMQSEFIPFVIEGQIVGCIHNGFADHLKRFQDVFIFHSCHSNGYVSLHSLLRTPEDRTRAVGDVVKCLGEELIPGIRNELYPVTSSFGTPIFFSLERAAAPYFGIKAYGVHMNGYVERGGQTFLWIGKRSQEKPTYPGMLDHLVAGGLPHGMTCGENLMKECEEEAGIPRSISNGAIPVGAVSYMDIDGYRYKRDVLFCYDLKLHEDFIPKNQDGEVESFKLIPVKDVANIIRRTQFFKPNCSLVIIDFLFRHGHINPEDFRYLELLGSLRSGDCS from the exons ATGAAACGACGTCGTTTCTTTCGAGCTATTTCTGCCTTCTATTGGTCTTGCTCTCCGCCGCCGTCACTGGTCCAGTGTGATTCCCTCCGATACTCCATGGCTTGCAACCATCTCCTCTCCCACAGACCTTCCTTCgtcccattttcctctctctgcAACTTCCCAATTCATCATGTCCTCCATGAGAGATTAACACTTGCATTGCGTTCTCCGACTCGCAGCACTCCGATGCGATACAGTACACGCTCCGTGCTGGCCAGTGCCAGCAGCTTCACCTGGGACGATGTCTTTCGAATTACCAAGTCAGGCGATTTTTCATCAGATCTCCGAGGCTTTTTCGATAAGATCAGAATCTGCAACCGCGGATCA GAAATGCAATCTGAGTTCATCCCTTTTGTTATCGAAGGCCAAATCGTTGGGTGCATTCATAACGG TTTTGCTGACCATTTAAAGAGATTCCAGGATGTGTTTATTTTCCATAGCTGCCATTCTAATGGCTATGTCTCGCTACATTCATTATTGAGGACACCTGAGGATAGGACTAGAGCAGTTGGAGATGTAGTCAAATGCTTAGGTGAAGAACTGATTCCAGGTATTAGGAATGAG CTGTATCCCGTGACATCTTCTTTTGGGACTCCTATATTTTTCTCATTAGAACGTGCAGCAGCACCTTATTTTGGGATAAAG GCTTATGGAGTACACATGAATGGCTATGTGGAAAGAGGGGGTCAAACATTTCTGTGGATAGGAAAGAGAAGCCAAGAGAAACCCACTTATCCAGGGATGCTAGATCATCTAGTTGCTGGAGGACTG CCTCATGGGATGACCTGCGGGGAAAATCTAATGAAAGAATGTGAAGAGGAAGCGGGAATACCTAGATCCATTTCCAATGG AGCTATACCAGTTGGCGCTGTCTCCTATATGGACATTGATGGGTATAGATACAAAAGAGACGTTTTATTTTGTTATGATCTAAAGCTCCATGAAGATTTTATTCCTAAGAATCAAG ATGGGGAGGTAGAGAGTTTCAAGCTGATCCCTGTAAAAGATGTTGCGAACATCATCCGCAGAACACAGTTTTTCAAGCCAAACTGCTCTCTTGTCATTATTGATTTCCTGTTTCGACATGG GCACATTAATCCAGAAGATTTCAGATATTTGGAGCTGCTTGGAAGTCTGAGGAGTGGGGATTGCTCTTAA